From a region of the Maridesulfovibrio ferrireducens genome:
- a CDS encoding iron-sulfur cluster-binding protein, whose amino-acid sequence MSNIIFTRLFKIIVFFMALTGAAQMPIFKRYYISDLPGLGWLADFYLTNKLHYALGAVLIFMVMYLATVYILSKRNTLQLSRCGVVRASLFAAVIFTGVFRVIKNLPYVTMDPFTVMMIDWTHLSFAILLGITALTALIRGRSSYFEGGKVF is encoded by the coding sequence ATGAGTAACATTATATTCACTCGTTTATTTAAAATAATAGTATTTTTCATGGCTCTTACCGGAGCCGCCCAGATGCCTATTTTTAAAAGATATTACATCTCGGATCTTCCCGGTCTGGGCTGGCTTGCCGATTTTTATCTCACTAATAAACTTCATTACGCTTTGGGCGCAGTGTTAATCTTTATGGTCATGTATTTGGCTACGGTTTATATTTTGAGCAAACGGAATACTTTGCAGTTATCGCGCTGCGGTGTCGTGCGTGCTTCGCTTTTTGCTGCCGTAATTTTTACGGGTGTTTTCCGTGTAATTAAGAATCTTCCATACGTAACCATGGACCCGTTTACGGTTATGATGATTGATTGGACACATTTAAGTTTTGCGATTCTTCTCGGGATTACTGCGTTGACAGCCCTTATTCGGGGGCGTTCATCATACTTTGAAGGTGGTAAGGTTTTTTAA
- a CDS encoding tetrathionate reductase family octaheme c-type cytochrome → MRFIRRSVLALVAVVFLCGPAFGAGDDAPGIEMARQATKGKELWITADHSKFDALKQPFKSGPEVTKACLTCHTEAGHQFHKTIHWTWLDPKAEKEMGIGKGGLVVNNFCISIQSNEPRCTSCHAGYGWKNKDFDFKSEEKIDCLVCHEQTGTYKKFPAGAGNPAPAPGKLFKGNGKFYKSPEWNKVAQSVSRPTRANCGTCHFYGGGGDGVKHGDLDSSMRMPSKNLDVHMSTKGQNFECSRCHTTVKHQIAGRIYSNPAAVDRKSLLEDDLGAKIMCESCHSATPHKSEIGMKLNDHTDKVACQSCHIPTFARELPTKMWWDWSQAGKMKDGKPYVVKGEWGKPTYMSKKGDMRWEKNVIPEYYWFNGTIESITAKTIIDPGASVKVSRPIGSSKDHKSRIMPFKVHRGKTPYDVVNKNMVIPHLFGKDKAAYWKGYDWTKATAAGMAYAGLPFSGDVGFVDTEYVYPITHMVAPKDNVLACEACHSKQSRLSSLTSFYMPGRDANRVVDAGGWFIVIASVVGVVLHALGRIFIKGRKED, encoded by the coding sequence ATGAGGTTCATAAGAAGATCAGTCTTAGCACTGGTGGCAGTTGTGTTTTTATGTGGTCCGGCTTTTGGAGCCGGTGATGATGCTCCGGGCATAGAAATGGCTCGTCAGGCGACAAAGGGTAAAGAACTTTGGATTACTGCGGACCATTCGAAATTTGATGCCCTTAAGCAGCCATTTAAAAGCGGTCCTGAAGTTACAAAGGCTTGTCTGACCTGTCATACAGAGGCCGGACATCAGTTTCACAAAACTATTCACTGGACATGGCTCGACCCCAAGGCTGAAAAAGAAATGGGTATAGGCAAGGGGGGGCTTGTTGTTAATAATTTTTGTATCAGCATTCAATCCAATGAACCTCGCTGTACTTCCTGCCATGCCGGATATGGCTGGAAAAATAAGGATTTTGATTTTAAGTCGGAAGAAAAGATCGACTGTCTGGTTTGTCACGAACAGACCGGAACTTATAAGAAGTTTCCAGCCGGAGCGGGTAATCCTGCCCCAGCGCCGGGGAAGTTGTTTAAGGGGAACGGTAAATTTTATAAGTCACCAGAATGGAACAAGGTTGCACAGTCTGTCAGTCGTCCGACCCGTGCTAATTGTGGAACGTGTCATTTCTACGGTGGCGGTGGTGACGGCGTAAAGCATGGTGATCTTGATTCATCCATGCGTATGCCGAGCAAGAATCTTGATGTTCACATGAGCACGAAGGGGCAGAATTTTGAATGTTCCCGTTGTCATACAACTGTGAAGCATCAGATTGCGGGCCGTATTTATTCAAATCCGGCGGCTGTGGATCGTAAGTCTCTGCTCGAAGATGACCTTGGTGCAAAGATTATGTGTGAGTCCTGCCACAGCGCAACTCCGCATAAGTCCGAGATTGGTATGAAGCTTAATGATCATACTGACAAGGTCGCCTGTCAGAGTTGCCATATCCCTACTTTTGCACGGGAACTGCCAACCAAAATGTGGTGGGACTGGTCGCAGGCCGGTAAGATGAAGGACGGCAAGCCTTATGTGGTCAAGGGTGAGTGGGGCAAGCCTACGTATATGAGCAAGAAAGGCGACATGCGCTGGGAAAAGAATGTTATCCCTGAATATTACTGGTTTAACGGCACAATAGAATCCATTACCGCCAAGACTATTATTGATCCCGGAGCTTCTGTGAAGGTCAGCAGACCTATCGGAAGCAGTAAGGATCATAAGTCGCGTATTATGCCTTTCAAGGTGCATCGCGGAAAGACTCCTTACGACGTGGTTAATAAGAATATGGTAATTCCGCACTTGTTCGGTAAGGACAAGGCTGCATATTGGAAGGGATATGACTGGACTAAGGCAACCGCTGCCGGAATGGCTTATGCGGGGCTTCCTTTCAGCGGAGATGTCGGTTTTGTAGATACTGAATATGTTTATCCTATCACACATATGGTTGCTCCTAAGGATAACGTTCTTGCCTGTGAAGCGTGTCACAGCAAGCAAAGTCGTTTGAGCAGTCTAACTTCGTTTTATATGCCGGGACGTGATGCGAATCGTGTTGTGGATGCGGGCGGCTGGTTCATCGTAATAGCTTCCGTTGTGGGAGTTGTTCTGCATGCACTCGGGCGAATCTTCATAAAGGGACGCAAGGAGGACTAG